One Panicum virgatum strain AP13 chromosome 9K, P.virgatum_v5, whole genome shotgun sequence genomic region harbors:
- the LOC120650444 gene encoding inner centromere protein A-like isoform X1 has product MGTTTAQCPAAPKPHQYPPPSMPRPGPGHPSPATMTEAELEAAVAALPGKRDALREAFDRLAACSPSPLPFAWEDLDAHLSSLHWSIALRFRQVRALEAARPAPTAAAAPGETNGDGTGESLEGEEVLEVEEEVVEEEEEEVLEVEEVVEEEEEVLEAEETVVEQEEDEMANEEMQEGASGEEGDTIGKDGKDEKEGRGEVMEEEEVGEVADDKIGNEIKDDKDAREEMQVANEEEQSTEDGKKASRDGEDVNMKEEQSTKNAKKASQDKEEEEQSMEDAKKASQDKEDEEQSMEDAKKVYLDKEEDGDMDEAATNKTSAVRGKEQEACNEKEVEEDEQEAHKEEQDAKNTTREEKAKNVSQDQGSGAPPGPVEFDDLAAAVISMDARRLVKLIHSNVGLSSKFHAAMSRAPDGAALSLRIVELFLHDKTLKTNKVWNNCVGLIQTVPGVVTKLSAESIERAKQLAKDWKEMIDNPGSQTALGSLSSWGLLNFLSSYNIVSEFDTKEIFRIFGTIPRKQQRKNHSVLLKGLGLADRIPELMDYLIGNGQQLNVLYLAPFFNLVDKYPPLCLLKGYVEKVKQTVMEISQKSMTRQSLREVIIKELVDLRVAHDLAKQRITDSGLHTGIMAEIHGLLREFGKKKRSLADASTALTSNPQQQKAESSKKRKKEQAQDHHTGHESQQERQQSKPGEKLEKKQKKPQQEQQQKKQNEPQKEQQQKQEDKLQEKQQKRPRRRTPTSPSAWTMMQRGHSGHPPYAAMQGVHHAYPAQPGWPGVQGVHHAYPAQPGWPGVHCAPPFAPQIGAPEYIRPFDPFYHRPEFYPR; this is encoded by the exons ATGGGCACCACCACCGCGCAATGCCCCGCCGCTCCAAAACCCCACCAATACCCTCCTCCGTCGATGCCGCGGCCCGGCCCAGGCCatccgtcgccggcgacgatgacggaggcggagctggaggccgccgtcgccgcgctcccCGGCAAGAGGGACGCCCTGAGGGAGGCCTTCGACCGCCTCGCGGCCTGCTCCCCCTCGCCGCTCCCCTTCGCCTGGGAGGACCTCGACGCCCACCTCTCCTCGCTCCATTGGTCAATCGCGCTGCGGTTTCGCCAGGTGCGGGCGCTCGAGGCCGCCCGCCCTGCACCCactgctgccgccgcgccgggggAAACTAACGGCGACGGGACGGGAGAGAGCCTGGAGGGGGAAGAGGTGCTGGAAGTGGAGGAGGAGGTtgtggaagaggaagaggaagaggtgcTGGAAGTGGAGGAGGTcgtggaagaagaggaagaggtgcTGGAAGCGGAGGAGACGGTGGTGGAACAAGAGGAGGATGAGATGGCCAATGAAGAGATGCAGGAAGGCGCCAGCGGCGAGGAAGGCGATACGATTGGCAAGGATGGGAAGGACGAGAAGGAGGGTAGAGGTGAGGTGATGGAGGAAGAGGAAGTTGGGGAGGTGGCCGATGACAAGATTGGCAATGAGATAAAGGATGACAAGGATGCAAGGGAGGAGATGCAGGTGGCCAATGAGGAGGAGCAGAGTACCGAAGATGGCAAGAAGGCCTCTCGGGACGGGGAGGATGTCAACATGAAGGAGGAGCAGAGTACCAAAAATGCCAAGAAAGCCTCTCAGGAcaaagaagaggaggagcagAGTATGGAAGATGCTAAGAAAGCCTCTCAGGACAAGGAGGATGAGGAGCAGAGTATGGAAGATGCTAAGAAAGTCTATCTGGACAAGGAGGAGGATGGTGACATGGATGAGGCAGCGACCAACAAGACATCTGCAGTGCGGGGCAAGGAGCAAGAGGCTTGCAATGAGAAGGAGGTGGAAGAAGATGAGCAGGAGGCTCACAAGGAGGAGCAAGATGCTAAAAATACTACAAGGGAGGAGAAGGCCAAGAATGTGTCTCAGGACCAGGGTAGTGGAGCTCCTCCAGGTCCAGTTGAATTTGATGATCTTGCTGCGGCAGTCATAAGCATGGATGCACGGAGGTTGGTCAAGCTCATACATTCCAATGTCGGGCTTAGCTCAAAGTTCCATGCTGCAATGAGTCGTGCCCCGGATGGTGCAGCACTGTCTCTCCGCATAGTTGAGTTATTCCTACATGACAAGACGCTTAAGACCAACAAGGTCTGGAATAACTGTGTTGGGCTGATTCAAACAGTACCTGGAGTTGTCACCAAGCTTTCTGCAGAATCCATTGAGCGTGCGAAGCAGCTGGCTAAGGATTGGAAGGAGATGATTGACAATCCAGGGAGTCAGACAGCCCTGGGCAGCCTGTCCTCATGGGGTCTCCTCAACTTCCTCAGCTCATATAACATTGTATCAGAGTTTGACACAAAGGAGATCTTCCGAATCTTTGGCACCATCCCACGCAaacagcagaggaagaaccaTTCCGTGCTTCTTAAGGGTCTTGGACTCGCTGATAGGATCCCAG AATTAATGgactatttgattggaaatgGGCAACAGCTGAATGTTTTATATTTGGCACCTTTTTTTAATTTGGTGGACAAATATCCTCCACTCTGTCTTCTGAAGGGATATGTTGAAAAGGTGAAACAGACTGTTATGGAAATATCTCAAAAGAGTATGACACGCCAATCCCTG AGAGAGGTTATAATAAAGGAGCTTGTTGATCTAAGGGTTGCGCATGATCTAGCTAAGCAACGTATCACTGATTCTGGCCTACACACCGGTATCATGGCAGAAATCCACGGTTTACTGCGTGAATTTGGAAAAAAGAAGCGGAGTTTAGCAGATGCCTCTACTGCATTAACTTCAAATCCACAGCAGCAAAAAGCGGAGAGCAGcaagaagcgcaagaaagagcagGCGCAGGATCATCACACGGGACATGAAAGCCAGCAGGAAAGGCAGCAGAGTAAGCCAGGAGAGAAGCTggagaagaaacaaaagaagccgcaacaggagcagcagcagaagaaacAAAACGAGCCACAAaaggagcagcagcagaaacAAGAAGATAAGTTGCAGGAGAAGCAACAGAAACGGCCGAGGCGACGCACTCCCACTTCTCCCTCGGCGTGGACCATGATGCAGAGAGGCCACTCTGGGCATCCACCTTACGCCGCAATGCAGGGAGTTCATCACGCTTACCCTGCCCAACCAGGCTGGCCTGGGGTTCAAGGAGTCCATCACGCTTACCCTGCCCAACCAGGCTGGCCTGGGGTTCATTGCGCACCACCTTTCGCACCACAGATCGGAGCACCTGAATACATAAGACCTTTTGATCCCTTCTACCATCGTCCAGAGTTCTATCCCcggtag
- the LOC120650444 gene encoding inner centromere protein A-like isoform X2 gives MGTTTAQCPAAPKPHQYPPPSMPRPGPGHPSPATMTEAELEAAVAALPGKRDALREAFDRLAACSPSPLPFAWEDLDAHLSSLHWSIALRFRQVRALEAARPAPTAAAAPGETNGDGTGESLEGEEVLEVEEEVVEEEEEEVLEVEEVVEEEEEVLEAEETVVEQEEDEMANEEMQEGASGEEGDTIGKDGKDEKEGRGEVMEEEEVGEVADDKIGNEIKDDKDAREEMQVANEEEQSTEDGKKASRDGEDVNMKEEQSTKNAKKASQDKEEEEDEEQSMEDAKKVYLDKEEDGDMDEAATNKTSAVRGKEQEACNEKEVEEDEQEAHKEEQDAKNTTREEKAKNVSQDQGSGAPPGPVEFDDLAAAVISMDARRLVKLIHSNVGLSSKFHAAMSRAPDGAALSLRIVELFLHDKTLKTNKVWNNCVGLIQTVPGVVTKLSAESIERAKQLAKDWKEMIDNPGSQTALGSLSSWGLLNFLSSYNIVSEFDTKEIFRIFGTIPRKQQRKNHSVLLKGLGLADRIPELMDYLIGNGQQLNVLYLAPFFNLVDKYPPLCLLKGYVEKVKQTVMEISQKSMTRQSLREVIIKELVDLRVAHDLAKQRITDSGLHTGIMAEIHGLLREFGKKKRSLADASTALTSNPQQQKAESSKKRKKEQAQDHHTGHESQQERQQSKPGEKLEKKQKKPQQEQQQKKQNEPQKEQQQKQEDKLQEKQQKRPRRRTPTSPSAWTMMQRGHSGHPPYAAMQGVHHAYPAQPGWPGVQGVHHAYPAQPGWPGVHCAPPFAPQIGAPEYIRPFDPFYHRPEFYPR, from the exons ATGGGCACCACCACCGCGCAATGCCCCGCCGCTCCAAAACCCCACCAATACCCTCCTCCGTCGATGCCGCGGCCCGGCCCAGGCCatccgtcgccggcgacgatgacggaggcggagctggaggccgccgtcgccgcgctcccCGGCAAGAGGGACGCCCTGAGGGAGGCCTTCGACCGCCTCGCGGCCTGCTCCCCCTCGCCGCTCCCCTTCGCCTGGGAGGACCTCGACGCCCACCTCTCCTCGCTCCATTGGTCAATCGCGCTGCGGTTTCGCCAGGTGCGGGCGCTCGAGGCCGCCCGCCCTGCACCCactgctgccgccgcgccgggggAAACTAACGGCGACGGGACGGGAGAGAGCCTGGAGGGGGAAGAGGTGCTGGAAGTGGAGGAGGAGGTtgtggaagaggaagaggaagaggtgcTGGAAGTGGAGGAGGTcgtggaagaagaggaagaggtgcTGGAAGCGGAGGAGACGGTGGTGGAACAAGAGGAGGATGAGATGGCCAATGAAGAGATGCAGGAAGGCGCCAGCGGCGAGGAAGGCGATACGATTGGCAAGGATGGGAAGGACGAGAAGGAGGGTAGAGGTGAGGTGATGGAGGAAGAGGAAGTTGGGGAGGTGGCCGATGACAAGATTGGCAATGAGATAAAGGATGACAAGGATGCAAGGGAGGAGATGCAGGTGGCCAATGAGGAGGAGCAGAGTACCGAAGATGGCAAGAAGGCCTCTCGGGACGGGGAGGATGTCAACATGAAGGAGGAGCAGAGTACCAAAAATGCCAAGAAAGCCTCTCAGGAcaaagaagaggag GAGGATGAGGAGCAGAGTATGGAAGATGCTAAGAAAGTCTATCTGGACAAGGAGGAGGATGGTGACATGGATGAGGCAGCGACCAACAAGACATCTGCAGTGCGGGGCAAGGAGCAAGAGGCTTGCAATGAGAAGGAGGTGGAAGAAGATGAGCAGGAGGCTCACAAGGAGGAGCAAGATGCTAAAAATACTACAAGGGAGGAGAAGGCCAAGAATGTGTCTCAGGACCAGGGTAGTGGAGCTCCTCCAGGTCCAGTTGAATTTGATGATCTTGCTGCGGCAGTCATAAGCATGGATGCACGGAGGTTGGTCAAGCTCATACATTCCAATGTCGGGCTTAGCTCAAAGTTCCATGCTGCAATGAGTCGTGCCCCGGATGGTGCAGCACTGTCTCTCCGCATAGTTGAGTTATTCCTACATGACAAGACGCTTAAGACCAACAAGGTCTGGAATAACTGTGTTGGGCTGATTCAAACAGTACCTGGAGTTGTCACCAAGCTTTCTGCAGAATCCATTGAGCGTGCGAAGCAGCTGGCTAAGGATTGGAAGGAGATGATTGACAATCCAGGGAGTCAGACAGCCCTGGGCAGCCTGTCCTCATGGGGTCTCCTCAACTTCCTCAGCTCATATAACATTGTATCAGAGTTTGACACAAAGGAGATCTTCCGAATCTTTGGCACCATCCCACGCAaacagcagaggaagaaccaTTCCGTGCTTCTTAAGGGTCTTGGACTCGCTGATAGGATCCCAG AATTAATGgactatttgattggaaatgGGCAACAGCTGAATGTTTTATATTTGGCACCTTTTTTTAATTTGGTGGACAAATATCCTCCACTCTGTCTTCTGAAGGGATATGTTGAAAAGGTGAAACAGACTGTTATGGAAATATCTCAAAAGAGTATGACACGCCAATCCCTG AGAGAGGTTATAATAAAGGAGCTTGTTGATCTAAGGGTTGCGCATGATCTAGCTAAGCAACGTATCACTGATTCTGGCCTACACACCGGTATCATGGCAGAAATCCACGGTTTACTGCGTGAATTTGGAAAAAAGAAGCGGAGTTTAGCAGATGCCTCTACTGCATTAACTTCAAATCCACAGCAGCAAAAAGCGGAGAGCAGcaagaagcgcaagaaagagcagGCGCAGGATCATCACACGGGACATGAAAGCCAGCAGGAAAGGCAGCAGAGTAAGCCAGGAGAGAAGCTggagaagaaacaaaagaagccgcaacaggagcagcagcagaagaaacAAAACGAGCCACAAaaggagcagcagcagaaacAAGAAGATAAGTTGCAGGAGAAGCAACAGAAACGGCCGAGGCGACGCACTCCCACTTCTCCCTCGGCGTGGACCATGATGCAGAGAGGCCACTCTGGGCATCCACCTTACGCCGCAATGCAGGGAGTTCATCACGCTTACCCTGCCCAACCAGGCTGGCCTGGGGTTCAAGGAGTCCATCACGCTTACCCTGCCCAACCAGGCTGGCCTGGGGTTCATTGCGCACCACCTTTCGCACCACAGATCGGAGCACCTGAATACATAAGACCTTTTGATCCCTTCTACCATCGTCCAGAGTTCTATCCCcggtag